A single region of the Sphingobium sp. TKS genome encodes:
- a CDS encoding FecR family protein → MMNEEALGWVIRTRDPEFADWEAFTAWLEADSARAPVYDALMAADADLAGIVPAEPVTIATPANDAGSRGWRPVRWLTGGAIAAALVGVVSVGLLNRPDIYTVTTRPGETRSIALDDGTRVELNGGTTMRFDRHDARFAALDSGEAAFTVRHDAANPFRVTVGDALFEDAGTVFNIVHTGSATRIGVSEGKVIYNPKAEAIALPAGRGLSEDESGLRVMDIATDAVASWRQGRLTYANAPVTQISADIARSLGVRLSATPGAGAVRFTGTIRLDRDTVRFFGQAAPLMGLSAVKQGDGWLLKEGDGPPR, encoded by the coding sequence ATGATGAATGAGGAGGCGCTCGGATGGGTCATCCGCACGCGCGATCCTGAATTTGCCGATTGGGAAGCCTTCACCGCATGGCTGGAGGCTGATTCGGCGCGTGCGCCCGTTTACGACGCGCTGATGGCGGCCGATGCCGATCTGGCCGGGATCGTTCCGGCAGAGCCCGTCACCATCGCCACGCCCGCCAATGATGCGGGAAGCCGCGGATGGAGGCCGGTGCGCTGGCTGACTGGTGGCGCGATCGCGGCGGCTTTGGTCGGGGTGGTTTCCGTCGGCCTTCTCAATCGCCCTGACATCTACACCGTCACCACCCGGCCCGGCGAAACCCGCAGCATTGCGCTGGACGATGGCACCCGTGTCGAACTGAACGGCGGCACGACCATGCGCTTCGACCGGCATGATGCGCGCTTCGCGGCGCTCGACAGCGGCGAGGCGGCCTTCACCGTGCGGCATGACGCCGCCAATCCTTTCCGCGTGACCGTGGGCGATGCGCTGTTCGAGGATGCGGGCACCGTCTTCAACATCGTCCACACCGGCAGCGCCACCCGCATCGGCGTGTCGGAAGGCAAGGTGATCTACAATCCGAAGGCCGAGGCGATCGCCCTGCCCGCCGGCCGGGGACTGAGCGAGGACGAGAGCGGCCTGCGCGTCATGGACATCGCCACGGATGCCGTCGCGAGCTGGCGCCAGGGCCGCCTGACCTATGCCAATGCCCCAGTGACGCAGATCAGCGCCGACATCGCCCGTTCGCTGGGGGTCCGGCTCAGCGCCACGCCCGGAGCCGGTGCGGTGCGCTTTACCGGCACGATCCGCCTTGATCGCGATACCGTGCGTTTCTTTGGCCAGGCCGCTCCGCTGATGGGCCTTAGCGCCGTCAAGCAGGGCGACGGATGGCTGTTGAAGGAGGGGGATGGCCCGCCACGCTGA
- a CDS encoding TonB-dependent receptor domain-containing protein produces MARHADVLFVTALAITAASPVQAAERQQISIASGRLGEAAIALGRQTGASIGMSDQSLAGIATPAVHGRMSVEGALKRLLKGSGASIRRIDGSTYRIVRERMAREQPRVATTVPASEVEQEPVDIIVTASKRDTPLPRYAGMVDVVSDNAFTAGEAAGGTASLIFRVASLSSTHAGAGRNKLFVRAIADSGVAGPTQATTGQYLGDMRLNYAAPDPDLKLYDMQGVEVLEGPQGTLYGAGSLGGIIRMIPNAPNLGQAGGQISAGFSATQHGDPGGDLAATINLPIVTEKIALRVVGYGVQDGGYIDDVLRLKDDVNRTRTYGGRAALRFAPDENWTIDLTGVYQRIKADDAQYAAKLIGNLERASAVAQPYSSDYALANLRVERQWDDLRFVSSTGFVRNILSESYDATQYDPAGPDGPAALFRQRNKVDIFSTENRIVRDLDNGLGWILGASYLESTSDIQRTLTSYGTAPIQSEVIPGVPMYGRGMPATSTGVRNRIREATLFGEASFEPVTGLIATVGGRLTNSRLTGEALDPIAILSMAAIARAEAQANRNETIFLPSFSLLTDALPGMTVYARFQQGFRPGGLAVDDQHIQRFRNDRASTLEFGFRKGVPGVDAVALTGNAAYTRWKDIQADVTDRIGIPTTANIGDGRIYTVEGRIAVRLMPRLTLDGSIIYNDSRLSRPAQFVRLLSYEGQSLTLPNVANLGGRIGFDYLAPVGKDMQFHLSGSARYVGKSRLGVGPILGREQGDYVDTALSAALTHGTVQWSLSVSNLLDSSGNRFSLGTPFDLRGDYVTPLRPRTVRLGLDFAF; encoded by the coding sequence ATGGCCCGCCACGCTGACGTCCTTTTCGTCACCGCCCTCGCCATAACGGCCGCTTCGCCTGTGCAAGCGGCGGAAAGACAACAAATCAGCATCGCCTCCGGTCGGCTGGGCGAGGCGGCGATAGCGCTCGGCCGTCAGACAGGCGCGAGCATCGGCATGTCGGATCAGTCGCTCGCCGGGATCGCTACTCCCGCCGTCCATGGCCGCATGTCTGTGGAAGGCGCGCTCAAGCGCCTGCTCAAGGGCAGCGGCGCCAGCATCCGGCGGATCGATGGCAGCACCTACAGGATCGTGCGGGAACGCATGGCGCGCGAGCAGCCTCGCGTCGCCACTACCGTCCCTGCATCGGAAGTCGAGCAGGAACCCGTCGATATCATCGTCACCGCTTCCAAGCGGGACACGCCCCTCCCCCGCTATGCCGGGATGGTCGATGTGGTGAGCGACAATGCCTTTACGGCCGGAGAGGCGGCGGGCGGCACCGCCAGCCTGATCTTCCGCGTGGCGAGCCTCAGTTCTACCCATGCCGGTGCGGGTCGCAACAAGCTGTTCGTCCGCGCCATCGCGGACTCCGGCGTAGCCGGGCCGACCCAGGCGACGACGGGGCAATATCTGGGCGACATGCGGCTCAATTATGCCGCGCCCGACCCGGACCTGAAGCTTTACGACATGCAGGGCGTGGAGGTGCTGGAGGGGCCGCAGGGCACGCTCTATGGCGCCGGTTCGCTGGGCGGCATCATACGCATGATCCCCAATGCCCCCAATCTGGGTCAGGCAGGCGGGCAGATTTCCGCCGGGTTCAGCGCAACGCAGCATGGCGATCCGGGTGGCGATCTGGCCGCGACGATCAACCTGCCCATCGTCACGGAGAAGATCGCGCTGCGCGTCGTCGGCTATGGCGTGCAGGATGGCGGCTATATCGACGATGTCCTGCGCCTCAAGGATGACGTCAACCGCACCCGCACCTATGGCGGCCGTGCGGCGCTGCGGTTCGCGCCGGACGAGAACTGGACCATCGATCTCACCGGCGTCTACCAGCGGATCAAGGCCGACGACGCCCAATATGCCGCCAAGCTGATCGGCAACCTCGAACGCGCCTCCGCCGTCGCTCAGCCCTATTCGTCGGATTATGCGCTCGCCAATCTCAGGGTCGAGCGGCAATGGGACGATCTGCGCTTCGTGTCCTCGACCGGATTCGTGCGCAACATCCTGTCGGAAAGCTATGACGCGACGCAGTATGATCCGGCTGGGCCGGATGGCCCCGCCGCGCTGTTCCGGCAAAGGAACAAGGTCGACATCTTCTCCACTGAAAACCGCATCGTGCGCGATCTGGACAATGGCCTGGGCTGGATATTGGGCGCCTCCTATCTGGAAAGCACGTCGGACATCCAGCGAACGCTGACCTCCTACGGCACGGCCCCCATCCAGTCGGAGGTCATTCCGGGCGTGCCGATGTATGGGCGCGGCATGCCCGCGACCTCCACCGGCGTGCGCAACCGCATCCGGGAGGCGACCCTGTTTGGCGAAGCCTCCTTCGAACCCGTCACGGGCCTGATCGCCACGGTCGGCGGGCGCCTGACCAACAGCCGCCTGACGGGCGAGGCGCTCGACCCCATCGCCATCCTCTCCATGGCGGCGATTGCGCGGGCGGAGGCGCAGGCGAACCGGAACGAAACGATCTTCCTCCCCTCCTTCTCCCTGCTGACCGACGCCTTGCCCGGCATGACGGTCTATGCCCGGTTCCAGCAGGGCTTCCGTCCCGGCGGGCTTGCGGTCGACGACCAGCATATCCAGCGTTTCCGCAACGACCGCGCCTCAACCCTGGAATTCGGCTTCCGCAAGGGCGTGCCGGGCGTCGATGCGGTCGCGCTGACCGGCAATGCCGCCTATACGCGGTGGAAGGACATCCAGGCCGACGTCACGGACCGGATCGGCATCCCCACCACCGCCAATATCGGGGATGGGCGCATCTATACGGTAGAGGGCCGCATCGCCGTCCGCCTCATGCCGCGCCTGACGCTGGACGGCAGCATCATCTATAATGACAGCCGCCTCAGCCGCCCCGCGCAATTCGTGCGGCTGCTCTCCTATGAGGGGCAGTCGCTGACTCTGCCCAATGTCGCCAATCTGGGCGGGCGCATCGGCTTCGACTATCTCGCGCCGGTGGGCAAGGACATGCAATTCCACCTCAGCGGATCGGCGCGCTATGTCGGCAAGTCCCGGCTGGGCGTAGGGCCGATATTGGGGCGGGAACAGGGCGATTATGTCGACACCGCGCTCAGCGCCGCGCTGACGCATGGGACTGTACAATGGTCGCTGTCGGTCTCCAACCTGCTCGATAGCAGCGGCAACCGCTTCTCACTCGGCACACCCTTCGACCTGCGCGGGGATTATGTGACGCCGCTGCGCCCGCGCACCGTCCGACTGGGGCTGGATTTCGCCTTCTGA
- a CDS encoding serine hydrolase domain-containing protein encodes MMQAPGQVSGQVDVAAARTAGMDAGKLQALADFVHETYVAPGKLPHMQLLVSRDDQPIVSVRSGMARATGEPLREDALYRIASMTKPVTSVAFMMLVEQGAVALDDPVAKVLPEFAGLPVGADGKGRMKRPMLMVDLLRHSSGLTYGLQRQTAIDARYRDLGLDEFQQRRSSDEFIAALASLPLEFSPGERWNYSVSTDVLGVVVERLSGLDLERYFRERIFDPLGMADTFFELPEDRVERMTDAWQLGTDRTLSLYDRGSRSGWRRPLKLRSGGGGLLSCTTDYHRFARMLLRGGELDGVRLLKPETVAAMHANHLPGGKDLASLSSSMFSEADYAGVGFGLGFAIDLGTQEYYWGGVFSTFFFIDPVERLIGIFMTQHFPSSSYPVRAELRRGIRDAIIDHR; translated from the coding sequence ATGATGCAGGCACCAGGGCAGGTGAGCGGACAGGTGGACGTAGCGGCAGCGCGGACCGCAGGCATGGATGCCGGGAAATTGCAGGCGCTGGCCGACTTCGTTCATGAAACCTATGTCGCGCCGGGCAAGCTGCCCCATATGCAATTGCTGGTATCGCGTGACGATCAGCCGATCGTCTCGGTCCGCAGCGGCATGGCGCGGGCGACGGGCGAGCCTTTGCGGGAGGATGCATTGTATCGCATCGCTTCCATGACCAAGCCCGTGACCTCGGTGGCGTTCATGATGCTGGTCGAGCAGGGAGCGGTAGCGCTGGATGATCCGGTGGCGAAGGTCTTGCCTGAATTTGCCGGTCTGCCTGTTGGCGCCGACGGCAAGGGTCGGATGAAGCGGCCGATGCTGATGGTCGACTTGCTGCGGCACAGCTCCGGCCTCACCTATGGCTTGCAGCGGCAGACGGCGATCGATGCGCGTTACCGCGACCTTGGCCTCGACGAATTTCAGCAGAGGCGCAGTTCGGATGAGTTCATCGCCGCGCTCGCCTCGCTGCCGCTGGAATTTTCGCCGGGTGAGCGGTGGAACTATTCGGTGTCGACCGATGTGCTGGGCGTGGTTGTGGAGCGTTTGAGCGGCCTCGATCTGGAGCGCTATTTCCGCGAGCGCATCTTCGATCCGCTGGGCATGGCCGACACTTTCTTCGAGTTGCCGGAGGATCGCGTCGAGCGGATGACCGATGCCTGGCAATTGGGGACGGATCGCACGCTGTCGCTCTATGATCGGGGTTCGCGCAGCGGCTGGCGCAGGCCACTGAAGCTGCGTTCCGGCGGCGGAGGGCTGCTGTCCTGCACGACGGATTATCACCGCTTTGCCCGAATGCTGCTGCGGGGCGGGGAATTGGATGGGGTACGCCTGCTCAAGCCCGAGACGGTGGCGGCGATGCACGCCAATCATCTGCCGGGGGGCAAGGATTTGGCCAGTCTGTCCTCCTCCATGTTCAGTGAAGCGGACTATGCGGGGGTTGGTTTCGGGCTGGGTTTCGCGATCGACCTTGGGACGCAGGAATATTATTGGGGCGGGGTGTTTTCGACCTTCTTCTTCATCGATCCGGTGGAACGGCTGATCGGCATCTTCATGACCCAGCATTTCCCTTCCAGCTCCTATCCGGTGCGGGCCGAATTGCGGCGCGGCATTCGCGACGCGATCATCGATCATCGTTGA
- a CDS encoding RNA polymerase sigma factor, with protein MATGLSAIFLRNRPALMRFLRARGAGDESEDLLQDMWMKLEEKDLGPIADPLPYLYRMANNLMLDRYRSATRRGRREQDWAEGAGGVMADPSEDIAIDERLILTERLEEARAVLRSLGPRVELVFRRFRIEGVGQRLIAEELGVSLTTVEKDLQKAYRAMIALKQKMDTE; from the coding sequence ATGGCTACCGGCCTTTCCGCCATCTTCCTGCGTAATCGCCCCGCGCTGATGCGCTTTTTGCGCGCCCGTGGCGCCGGGGACGAATCCGAAGACCTGTTGCAGGACATGTGGATGAAATTGGAGGAGAAGGATCTGGGTCCGATTGCCGACCCGCTGCCCTATCTCTACCGCATGGCGAACAATCTGATGCTGGACCGCTATCGTTCCGCCACCCGGCGCGGGCGGCGCGAACAGGATTGGGCGGAGGGCGCGGGCGGCGTCATGGCCGATCCCTCGGAAGACATCGCGATCGACGAACGGCTGATCCTCACCGAAAGGCTGGAGGAAGCCCGCGCCGTGCTGCGATCGCTTGGCCCCCGCGTCGAACTCGTGTTCCGCCGCTTCCGCATCGAGGGCGTCGGGCAAAGGCTGATAGCAGAGGAACTGGGCGTCAGCCTGACCACCGTGGAGAAGGATCTGCAAAAGGCCTATCGTGCCATGATCGCCCTCAAGCAGAAAATGGATACGGAATGA